A single genomic interval of Spirosoma linguale DSM 74 harbors:
- a CDS encoding beta-Ig-H3/fasciclin (PFAM: beta-Ig-H3/fasciclin~SMART: beta-Ig-H3/fasciclin~KEGG: rpa:RPA0222 beta-Ig-H3/fasciclin domain- containing protein) — MNRKTYFGWAVATVLFVGTHASIMAQSQNAAAQTNTTTTTMKPGSSTGKDLAISAAKSANHTILFRALRVSGLTEQASGKGPYTVFAPTNEAFEKLPAGTMEEFWKPAGKPKLVKLLAYHVVKGKFTADQLQDGQKLKTVTGGTLIVGKQGDNITITDGAGNTATINQADVEATNGIVHSIDSILMPTAAGQ; from the coding sequence ATGAACAGGAAAACATATTTTGGCTGGGCGGTGGCCACTGTCCTTTTTGTTGGCACGCATGCTTCTATTATGGCACAGAGCCAGAATGCGGCAGCACAAACAAATACGACCACCACCACGATGAAGCCGGGGAGCTCAACCGGGAAAGATCTGGCCATCAGTGCCGCTAAGTCAGCTAACCACACCATTTTATTCCGTGCCCTGCGCGTATCAGGGCTTACGGAGCAAGCCAGTGGAAAAGGCCCATACACGGTGTTCGCACCGACAAACGAAGCCTTTGAAAAGCTACCGGCTGGTACGATGGAGGAGTTCTGGAAGCCAGCGGGCAAGCCTAAACTGGTGAAGTTGCTCGCTTACCATGTGGTAAAGGGGAAATTCACCGCCGATCAATTACAGGATGGACAGAAGCTCAAGACCGTAACGGGGGGTACCTTAATCGTAGGCAAACAGGGCGATAACATAACCATCACGGATGGGGCCGGCAATACGGCCACGATCAACCAGGCGGATGTTGAAGCGACCAATGGCATTGTTCATTCAATTGATTCAATACTGATGCCGACAGCCGCAGGGCAGTAA
- a CDS encoding ErfK/YbiS/YcfS/YnhG family protein (PFAM: ErfK/YbiS/YcfS/YnhG family protein~KEGG: pmu:PM0270 hypothetical protein), translating into MDTRGRKIGIIVAVVAGLVILFFVGRYFIKNEAEKSNQSRIEKEEKELSEKEARTLAQSLQQACQYAASVGIDTSRYGVGASADENKSRLANLLLEVRYGKKPSRLEFNGLKESVDSTWAASANVSELENMTTFAPYKQLVGHYKRLRKASHTNPAMADSLRLIRQTLNFYRYINRFDPDQFVLVNIPAGELNVFDRTGKRLLPMQVISGKPDKMTPCMVTYIQDIVMYPYWNVPQNIALDEMLPRMKRDLSYIYNQNLQILDAKNKEVDPEEIDWESLSETNFPYRVRQASGCENSLGLLKFNLANPLAIYLHDTNSRDLFKSTKDHWRSHGCVRVQKPVELANLILGAKTFDADFMNKCLIDQKPKTLPTKKFPVFITYNIADVDAAGKLHFYNDVYSLAK; encoded by the coding sequence ATGGATACACGAGGAAGAAAGATTGGAATTATCGTAGCAGTGGTAGCGGGTCTGGTCATTCTTTTCTTTGTTGGACGGTATTTTATCAAGAACGAAGCCGAAAAGTCGAATCAGTCCAGGATTGAGAAAGAGGAAAAAGAACTATCCGAAAAAGAAGCCCGAACACTGGCTCAGTCACTACAGCAAGCTTGTCAATATGCGGCTTCCGTTGGTATCGATACATCGCGTTATGGGGTAGGGGCCAGTGCAGACGAAAATAAAAGCAGACTGGCAAATTTGCTTCTAGAGGTTCGATACGGTAAAAAGCCGTCTCGTCTGGAATTCAACGGTCTGAAAGAGTCGGTCGACTCAACCTGGGCAGCTTCTGCCAACGTCAGTGAGCTGGAGAACATGACGACCTTCGCCCCTTACAAACAACTCGTCGGGCATTATAAGCGGTTGCGGAAAGCCAGCCACACAAACCCCGCCATGGCCGATTCGCTACGACTGATTCGGCAAACACTCAATTTTTATCGGTACATCAATCGATTCGATCCCGATCAGTTTGTGCTGGTCAATATTCCGGCGGGCGAGTTGAATGTGTTTGATCGAACGGGTAAACGACTGCTGCCTATGCAGGTCATTTCTGGTAAACCCGATAAAATGACCCCCTGCATGGTTACGTACATTCAGGACATTGTCATGTATCCTTACTGGAACGTGCCTCAGAATATCGCCCTTGATGAGATGTTGCCCCGGATGAAACGGGATCTGTCCTACATTTACAACCAGAACCTTCAGATTCTGGATGCGAAGAACAAGGAAGTCGACCCGGAAGAAATCGATTGGGAGTCGCTCTCCGAAACGAACTTTCCTTACCGTGTCCGGCAGGCGTCCGGTTGTGAGAACTCGCTGGGTTTATTGAAGTTTAATCTGGCCAACCCATTGGCTATTTACTTACATGACACCAATAGCCGTGACCTGTTCAAAAGTACCAAAGACCATTGGCGGAGCCACGGTTGTGTGCGGGTTCAGAAACCCGTCGAACTGGCTAACCTGATACTGGGCGCCAAAACCTTTGATGCTGATTTTATGAACAAATGCCTGATCGATCAGAAGCCCAAGACACTGCCAACGAAGAAGTTTCCGGTGTTCATCACCTACAACATTGCTGATGTGGATGCGGCCGGTAAACTCCATTTCTATAACGACGTGTATTCGTTGGCCAAGTAG
- a CDS encoding hypothetical protein (KEGG: lpc:LPC_1126 hypothetical protein), translating into MMSVLLGMVALVFVYFAGTGLKSIPNSPVKVTPVANVKSGKSIAHLDVYDQLNLSKVGLKKSVFEYALRGWQKIDTAKAMLTIVDLSQPSSHKRLYVVDLFNKKLLYNTYVSHGRNSGDLMANRFSNTESSFQSSLGFYQTLNTYMGKHGLSLQLKGLEKGFNDNVYNRNIVLHGADYVCEDIIRKTGRLGRSQGCPAVPYAESKGIIQAVKGGSCLFVYSPNPDYLKQSAYLANEYTSL; encoded by the coding sequence ATGATGAGTGTCCTTTTGGGCATGGTTGCTCTGGTATTCGTTTATTTTGCCGGCACCGGACTCAAAAGCATACCGAACTCGCCCGTTAAGGTAACGCCCGTTGCCAATGTTAAAAGCGGCAAATCCATCGCCCACCTCGACGTGTACGATCAGCTAAATCTAAGCAAAGTCGGCTTAAAGAAAAGCGTTTTTGAATATGCATTGCGTGGGTGGCAGAAAATAGACACGGCAAAAGCAATGCTGACGATCGTTGACCTCAGCCAGCCGTCGAGCCACAAACGTCTGTACGTTGTTGATTTGTTTAACAAGAAGCTACTCTATAACACCTACGTTTCTCACGGCCGCAACTCAGGCGACCTGATGGCGAATCGCTTTTCAAATACGGAATCTTCTTTCCAAAGCAGTCTTGGCTTTTACCAGACGCTCAATACTTACATGGGCAAACATGGCCTTTCGCTGCAACTCAAAGGGCTGGAGAAGGGCTTCAACGACAACGTTTACAACCGGAACATTGTCTTGCACGGCGCTGATTACGTTTGCGAAGACATCATTCGTAAAACAGGCCGGTTAGGGCGCAGCCAGGGTTGCCCGGCTGTTCCCTACGCGGAATCTAAAGGTATTATTCAGGCCGTTAAAGGTGGCTCCTGCCTGTTTGTTTACTCCCCAAATCCTGACTACCTGAAGCAGTCGGCCTACTTGGCCAACGAATACACGTCGTTATAG
- a CDS encoding conserved hypothetical protein (KEGG: cak:Caul_2555 hypothetical protein) has product MTPYEQAVETELIRWQQAMQKPPTAFGRLSTSIQRRINRIIPDRIHAIITAAIKQMTRAVLFGAEFLNRAPVQGQTLTQRDAAVARRIEFYKKTSAAEGGVTGAGGILLGLADFPLLLGLKMKMLFEIASLYGYSVSDYRERVFILYVFQLAFSSQERRQQVYQHIANWTEHSRELPEDINQFDWLTFQQQYRDYIDLAKMAQLIPGIGAAVGIVVNYRLVNQLGQTAMNAYRMRLMSSAERQLGTT; this is encoded by the coding sequence ATGACCCCTTACGAACAAGCCGTCGAAACCGAATTGATTCGCTGGCAACAGGCGATGCAGAAGCCTCCAACCGCCTTTGGAAGACTCTCAACCTCAATCCAGCGTCGTATAAATCGGATTATCCCCGACCGTATTCACGCCATTATTACCGCTGCCATCAAGCAGATGACCAGGGCTGTTTTGTTCGGTGCCGAATTCCTAAACCGGGCACCTGTTCAGGGGCAAACGCTGACACAGCGGGATGCTGCCGTAGCCCGACGAATTGAATTTTATAAGAAAACGAGTGCGGCCGAAGGAGGTGTAACGGGGGCGGGCGGTATTCTGCTCGGCCTGGCCGACTTCCCGCTGCTGCTTGGCCTGAAGATGAAAATGCTGTTCGAGATCGCCAGCCTCTATGGGTATTCGGTAAGCGATTATCGGGAGCGGGTATTTATCCTGTACGTTTTTCAACTGGCGTTTTCCAGTCAGGAGCGTCGACAACAGGTGTATCAGCACATTGCCAACTGGACCGAACACAGCCGGGAATTACCCGAAGATATCAACCAATTCGATTGGCTTACGTTTCAGCAGCAGTACCGGGATTATATTGATCTTGCCAAGATGGCGCAACTCATACCGGGCATTGGAGCCGCAGTGGGTATTGTGGTCAACTATCGACTCGTGAACCAGCTTGGTCAGACGGCCATGAATGCCTATCGAATGCGGTTAATGAGTAGTGCCGAGCGTCAGCTCGGCACTACATAA
- a CDS encoding Radical SAM domain protein (PFAM: Radical SAM domain protein~SMART: Elongator protein 3/MiaB/NifB~KEGG: mch:Mchl_5075 radical SAM domain protein) has protein sequence MIERPLTDWLPLTMKEVEKRGWDEVDIVLVSGDAYVDHPAFGTAVIGRIMESEGFRVAIIAQPNWKDDLRDFKKFGKPKYFFGVTAGCMDSMVNHYTANKRLRSNDSYTPGGEAGFRPDYATIVYTKILKELYPDVPVLLGGIEASLRRVTHYDYWQDRLMPSILVDAGADMLVYGMGEQPLREILKLSRQGVPFSSMRNINQVAFMHDANTELRDYNDWSSVELASHEVCLEDKIKYAANFKIVEVESNKWQANRILQRVGDQILVINPPFKTMEEAEIDKSFDLPYTRLPHPKYKKRGPIPAYDMIKFSVNMHRGCFGGCSFCTISAHQGKFVASRSEASVLKEVDEITKHPEFKGYISDLGGPSANMYKMKGKDESICARCQSPSCIHPVICSNLDTSHKPMTELYRKVDANPKVKKAFVGSGVRYDLLVDDFNKNNSDGNHDEYMEQLVTRHVSGRLKVAPEHTADDTLRVMRKPSFRYFKLFKQKYDKIQEKYNLKQPLIPYFISSHPGCEEQDMANLAAETKDMGFQLEQVQDFTPTPMTVAEVIYYSGVHPYTLKPVKTAKTREEKKAQNNYFFWYKPEYKNWIRNRLNQLKRPDLAERLLGSPKKESPGKTKFTGNYKGKKR, from the coding sequence ATGATTGAAAGACCCCTTACAGACTGGCTGCCTCTGACAATGAAAGAAGTCGAGAAAAGAGGCTGGGATGAAGTTGATATTGTCCTCGTATCCGGAGATGCCTATGTCGACCATCCTGCTTTTGGCACGGCTGTGATTGGCCGCATAATGGAAAGCGAAGGATTCCGCGTGGCCATTATTGCTCAACCAAACTGGAAAGACGATCTGCGCGACTTCAAGAAGTTTGGCAAGCCCAAATACTTCTTTGGCGTTACGGCCGGGTGCATGGACTCCATGGTCAACCATTACACGGCCAACAAACGCCTGCGTTCCAATGATTCGTATACGCCCGGTGGCGAAGCGGGTTTTCGGCCCGACTACGCTACCATCGTATATACCAAAATCCTGAAAGAACTGTACCCCGATGTGCCCGTATTGCTCGGTGGCATTGAAGCCTCCCTGCGTCGGGTTACGCACTATGACTATTGGCAGGATCGGCTGATGCCCTCTATCCTGGTCGATGCCGGAGCCGATATGCTGGTCTATGGTATGGGCGAACAACCCCTCCGCGAAATTCTGAAACTTTCCCGGCAGGGTGTCCCCTTTTCGTCGATGCGGAACATCAATCAGGTGGCTTTCATGCACGACGCTAACACCGAACTGCGGGACTACAACGACTGGAGTTCGGTCGAACTGGCCAGCCATGAGGTTTGTCTGGAAGATAAAATCAAATACGCAGCCAACTTCAAGATTGTTGAAGTCGAGTCGAACAAATGGCAGGCGAACCGGATTCTGCAACGGGTGGGCGATCAGATACTGGTCATCAACCCACCGTTCAAAACGATGGAAGAGGCCGAAATCGATAAATCCTTCGATTTGCCCTACACCCGTCTCCCCCACCCGAAATACAAAAAGCGTGGCCCGATTCCGGCTTACGATATGATCAAGTTCTCGGTCAATATGCACCGGGGCTGTTTCGGGGGGTGCAGTTTCTGTACTATTTCGGCTCACCAGGGCAAGTTTGTGGCCTCACGAAGCGAAGCATCGGTCTTAAAAGAGGTGGACGAAATCACGAAACACCCCGAATTCAAAGGCTACATTTCCGACCTGGGAGGCCCATCGGCCAACATGTACAAGATGAAGGGCAAAGATGAGTCGATCTGCGCCCGTTGCCAGAGCCCGAGCTGTATTCACCCGGTTATCTGTTCGAACCTCGATACCTCACATAAGCCTATGACGGAGCTGTATCGTAAGGTCGATGCCAACCCCAAGGTCAAGAAGGCATTTGTTGGTTCGGGAGTGCGGTATGATTTGCTGGTCGACGACTTCAACAAAAACAACAGCGACGGCAACCACGACGAATACATGGAGCAGTTGGTCACGCGCCACGTGTCGGGCCGATTAAAAGTTGCCCCCGAACACACGGCCGATGATACACTTCGCGTGATGCGGAAGCCATCATTCCGGTATTTCAAGCTGTTCAAACAGAAATACGACAAGATTCAGGAGAAGTACAATCTTAAGCAACCCCTGATTCCGTACTTTATTTCGTCGCACCCCGGCTGCGAAGAGCAGGACATGGCGAACCTGGCCGCCGAAACGAAAGACATGGGCTTTCAACTCGAACAGGTTCAGGACTTTACGCCAACGCCCATGACCGTGGCCGAGGTAATCTACTATTCGGGCGTTCACCCCTACACGCTGAAACCGGTTAAAACGGCCAAGACGCGGGAAGAAAAAAAGGCCCAGAACAACTACTTTTTCTGGTACAAACCCGAGTACAAAAACTGGATACGCAATCGGCTAAACCAGCTTAAGCGGCCGGATCTGGCAGAGCGTTTACTGGGTAGCCCGAAGAAAGAAAGCCCTGGAAAAACTAAGTTTACCGGCAATTATAAAGGGAAAAAGCGATAA
- a CDS encoding Endo-1,4-beta-xylanase (KEGG: pat:Patl_2657 endo-1,4-beta-xylanase~PFAM: glycoside hydrolase family 10~SMART: glycoside hydrolase family 10), whose translation MHFNKHVFTISAAALLLANLLLPDAAFAQKIPSLKDAFRKDFGIGTCLNNAQIEERDPATTAFIASQFNMATPENIMKSALIHPKWDTYDFTMGDKLIEFGKKHKIKINGHTLIWHSQLPSFIRGIKSADSIRTFFTDHIKTVAGHYNGKVYSWDVVNEALNEDGTMRKSVFLQHLGDDFVTEAFRLAQQAAPKTELYYNDYNNEQPKKRAGCIELIKKIKAAGVRIDGVGIQGHWHVGKVPFQDIEESILQYAALGVKVMFTELDIEVLPRNFQGADVGARMTANEQSNPYTAGLPDSVQQQLAADYEALFKLFLKHKDKVTRVTFWGVNDGDSWLNGWPIRGRTNYPLLFDRNNQPKPAFEKVIALKK comes from the coding sequence ATGCATTTTAACAAACACGTCTTTACCATCAGCGCGGCCGCACTCTTGCTGGCAAATCTGTTGCTGCCGGATGCCGCTTTCGCCCAAAAAATCCCCTCCCTGAAAGACGCCTTCAGGAAGGATTTCGGCATTGGTACCTGCCTCAACAACGCCCAGATCGAAGAGCGTGACCCGGCAACGACGGCTTTCATCGCCAGCCAGTTCAACATGGCCACGCCCGAAAACATCATGAAGTCGGCGCTAATTCACCCGAAATGGGATACCTACGATTTTACAATGGGCGACAAACTGATCGAATTTGGAAAGAAACATAAGATTAAAATCAACGGCCATACGCTGATCTGGCATAGTCAACTGCCGTCGTTCATTCGCGGTATCAAAAGTGCCGATTCGATTCGGACGTTCTTCACCGACCACATCAAAACGGTGGCCGGGCATTATAACGGCAAGGTGTATTCGTGGGATGTTGTCAACGAAGCCCTGAACGAGGATGGCACCATGCGTAAATCGGTATTCCTGCAACACCTCGGCGACGATTTCGTGACGGAAGCCTTCCGGCTGGCCCAGCAGGCAGCGCCCAAAACGGAGTTATACTATAACGATTACAACAACGAACAACCCAAAAAGCGGGCGGGCTGTATCGAACTCATCAAAAAGATCAAAGCTGCTGGTGTACGCATCGATGGGGTCGGTATTCAGGGCCACTGGCACGTAGGCAAAGTACCATTTCAAGATATTGAAGAAAGCATCCTGCAATATGCCGCTCTGGGTGTAAAGGTCATGTTTACCGAGTTGGATATTGAGGTACTGCCCCGCAATTTTCAGGGGGCCGATGTAGGGGCGCGGATGACCGCCAACGAGCAGTCGAACCCCTACACAGCTGGTCTGCCCGACAGCGTTCAGCAACAGTTGGCGGCTGACTACGAAGCGCTATTCAAGCTCTTCCTGAAGCACAAAGACAAAGTCACCCGCGTCACGTTCTGGGGCGTTAACGACGGCGATAGCTGGCTGAACGGCTGGCCAATTCGTGGCCGGACCAATTATCCATTGCTCTTTGACCGGAATAACCAGCCTAAGCCAGCCTTTGAGAAAGTTATTGCCTTGAAGAAATAA
- a CDS encoding transcriptional regulator, AraC family (PFAM: helix-turn-helix- domain containing protein AraC type~SMART: Helix-turn-helix, AraC domain~KEGG: scl:sce6224 AraC family transcriptional regulator), whose amino-acid sequence MASLHHLETISELNQLFSQDKPRHPLVSIIDFTHAEINAQEGVTMTSGFYSVMFKNYCVGDMKYGRKQVDFQEGTLFCIAPRQAITIEDDRNKQEERIGWGVFFHPDLIRGTSLAGKMKDYTFFSYEASEALHLSDKEKKTLRTCIQTIDQELCENIDRHSQTLIVSTIELLLNYCSRYYDRQFITRKSANSDLLIRFDQVLKAYFDNKQLRTKGLPTVGYLAEQLALSAHYLSDLLKKETGQNAQDHIHAYLIEEAKTNLLGSRASVSEIAYQLGFEYPQYFSKLFKAKTGMTPATYRTSAATA is encoded by the coding sequence ATGGCATCCCTTCATCATCTTGAAACCATCAGTGAGCTTAATCAACTGTTCAGCCAGGACAAGCCACGGCATCCCCTGGTGTCGATTATTGACTTTACCCACGCCGAAATCAATGCGCAGGAAGGGGTGACCATGACCTCAGGATTCTACTCCGTCATGTTCAAAAATTACTGCGTGGGCGACATGAAATATGGCAGAAAACAGGTCGATTTTCAGGAAGGAACTTTATTTTGCATTGCTCCCCGGCAGGCCATAACCATTGAAGATGATCGAAACAAACAAGAGGAACGGATTGGCTGGGGTGTGTTCTTTCACCCCGACCTGATTCGGGGCACTTCGCTGGCCGGCAAAATGAAAGACTACACCTTTTTTTCGTACGAAGCCAGCGAAGCACTACACCTCTCTGACAAAGAGAAAAAGACGTTACGTACCTGCATCCAGACTATCGACCAGGAACTGTGCGAAAATATTGACCGGCATAGTCAGACCCTGATTGTCTCGACCATCGAACTGCTGTTGAATTATTGTTCGCGGTATTACGACCGTCAGTTCATCACCCGAAAGTCGGCGAATAGTGATTTGCTAATCCGGTTCGATCAGGTACTAAAAGCGTATTTCGATAACAAACAGCTCCGAACAAAAGGGTTACCCACCGTTGGCTATTTAGCGGAACAACTGGCACTCTCAGCTCACTACCTGAGCGATCTGTTGAAGAAAGAAACTGGCCAAAATGCACAGGATCATATTCACGCTTACCTGATCGAAGAAGCCAAAACGAATCTGCTCGGCTCACGAGCCAGCGTGAGCGAAATCGCTTACCAATTAGGATTTGAGTATCCGCAGTACTTCAGCAAGTTGTTCAAAGCAAAAACAGGTATGACACCTGCCACTTATCGAACATCAGCTGCTACTGCCTAG